In Mus musculus strain C57BL/6J chromosome 14, GRCm38.p6 C57BL/6J, the following are encoded in one genomic region:
- the Comtd1 gene encoding catechol O-methyltransferase domain-containing protein 1: MAQPVPRLSIPAALALGSAALGAAFATGLLLGKRWPPWGSRRQERLLPPEDNPLWQYLLSRSMREHPALRSLRLLTLEQPQGDSMMTCEQAQLLANLARLIKAKKALDLGTFTGYSALALALALPEAGRVVTCEVDAEPPKLGRPMWKQAEVEQKIDLRLQPALQTLDELLAAGEAGTFDIAVVDADKENCTAYYERCLQLLRPGGVLAVLRVLWRGEVLQPQPRNKTVECVRNLNERILRDARVYISLLPLDDGLSLAFKI, encoded by the exons ATGGCTCAGCCCGTCCCTCGGCTATCTATCCCAGCCGCACTGGCCCTGGGCTCGGCCGCGCTGGGCGCCGCCTTCGCTACTGGTCTCTTGCTGG GGAAACGGTGGCCTCCATGGGGGTCCAGGCGGCAAGAGCGCCTGCTGCCACCTGAGGACAATCCCCTGTGGCAGTATCTGCTGAGCCGCTCCATGAGAGAGCACCCGGCGCTGCGGAGCCTGCGACTG CTGACCCTGGAGCAGCCGCAGGGGGATTCCATGATGACCTGTGAACAGGCCCAGCTTCTGGCCAACCTGGCGCGGCTCATTAAGGCCAAGAAAGCTCTGGATCTGG GTACTTTCACGGGCTACTCGGCCCTGGCCCTAGCCTTGGCGCTTCCGGAGGCTGGCCGCGTGGTGACCTGCGAGGTTGACGCAGAGCCCCCGAAGCTGGGACGGCCCATGTGGAAGCAG GCAGAAGTGGAGCAGAAGATCGACCTTCGGCTGCAGCCCGCCCTGCAGACATTGG ATGAGCTCCTAGCGGCGGGCGAGGCCGGAACCTTCGACATAGCCGTGGTGGACGCGGACAAAGAGAACTGTACCGCCTACTACGAGCGCTGTCTGCAGCTCCTACGTCCCGGAGGCGTGCTCGCTGTACTCAGA GTCCTGTGGCGCGGAGAAGTGCTGCAGCCTCAGCCCAGGAACAAGACTGTTGAATGTGTGCGGAACCTGAACGAACGCATCCTGAGGGACGCCAGGGTCTACATCAGCCTCCTGCCCCTGGATGATGGCCTCTCCTTGGCCTTTAAGATCTAG